CAATCTGTTGCAGACATACACGATGACCTAGCACAAACTATTTTAATTAAATGGCTAGTATCAGGTGTAGCGAGAATATTTGAACCTGGGTGTAAGGTTGACATGATGCCTATCTTCTACGGCAGACAGGGAATAGGTAAATCATCATTCTTGCGGGAATTATGCCCTCAATCGGATTGGTTTAGTGACGACCATTCTGGCACGGGTGATAAGGATGCAATGATGTTGCTCAATCAATTTTGGATTCTAGAGATAGCAGAGTTTGAGAAAATCTATTCCAAGAGTGATGCAGAAACATTAAAAGCAATTGTCACAAAACTCGCTGATACTTACCGCGCCCCATACGACAAAGATTTGGAGACACACTTCAGAAGATGTATTCTCGCCGCTACAGCTAACAGTCAAGACTTCTTGCGTGACTCATCCGGCGATCGCCGTTACCCAGTTATTGCCCTTCACCAAAAAGTAAACATACCCTTGCTGATTGAGAAACGGGATGAGCTTTGGTTTTATGCGATGCAATTGTATAGACTTGGCTACCAATGGCATACGACACCAGAAGAAGACGCAAAGGTAAGCATCAATAACGCTGCTTATCGTGGTTACGACATATTCGGGGAAGCGGTAGCCGATGCGGTCAAGTTTCCTGGTTCACCTCACGGGCTGATGGAGAAAACCCGTATCGATTATGTATGGGAGAAAATCAACGCTCACAAGTCACCGTTGCCAGACTTAACCCAAAAGGATAGCCGCGCTATTGCTAACGCTCTAAAACAACTTGGCTACGAACAGAAAAACGTGTGGACTGACGGTAGTAGCAAGAAGTTCTGGGTACTTACCTCACCCATTACCTCATTACCTGAGTTTTCAGACTCAGGGCAGGGTGAGGTAAGGCATACACAGCAAGAGTTACAGCCATTCCTTACCTCATTACCTCAAATAAAACTTTTGAAAAAAAATACTAAGGTAGCAGAGAGCATCGTCGATGATAATCCCTACGCTCACCTTGATGATGAAAAAGAAAGTTTAAAGTCAGGTAATGAGGTAATGGAAGCCTCAAACGTAGACACGGCAAGCCTTACCTCACCATTACCTGACCTTGTAGACTCAGGTAATGATGCAGGAAATGAGGTAAAAATCGGCGATCGCGTAACCCTGATGGTAGATCACAGTTTCGCGCTGGCAGGCACAGCATTAGAAGTTGTGGGCATCAATGACAGATACATCAGATGCTTAAGATGTGACCGCAAGCAAAATCAGCCAGCCAGCCTGAGGGAAATTATCGTACTAGCTGACCAAGTGCAGTTGACCAACTCATAACGACTGCGACTTGCTTTTCAAAAGTAATGGATCGCCTAATGCTTCCCTATTTTGGTAAGCAAATGGCAATAACCTGCGCTTATCGTTCAGCCGCTAAAATGAAAGCAAAAAAACCTGATATTGGTACGATTCCGGTATCAGGACTGATGCCCCATTACCGAGGTAGGCATACCAAGGCTTTGAGGGCAATTTATCCTACTCATTTGGGGAATCCGTGGGCATATCAAGTAGGTAGATTGGGGGGTGAATGATAAGTTTAGGCTATGTTCTGCTGTTCACCTTCAATCAACTTTTTGATAGCCAGTGCAATCATATAGGATCTGCTACGGTCGTATTTTTTGGCTACTTCATCCAACTGGTTAATTGTTTCTTGGTCGATCACAACGGATAACCTTGGTTTCTTACTTGGCATGACTCGCTTTTCTATCGATACAGCCATTGTATGTGAAATCTGGTTATAGGTATTGACGGGTAGTAACCTAAGCTATATAGTGATAGTCACAGTACACATCAGTTACTACCCAGTACCATGACAATTGAATCAACAACGCTAACCACTAGCAAGCCTAAAAAGCGTAGGCGTGTCCAGCACTTGCCAATGGTGCAAGATGCGTCTCAAATGGTAGATATCGCGCTCAACCTCAAGTGTGAAACTGTATCTATTCAGTGGGATGAACTGCCAATTTACTCGCTATTTTCTATTAACCGCGATGGCAGCCACCCTAAGTTGAAAGTTTCAAAAGTAAGCTGTGTATCGCTTGCGGATAGTAAGCAGTATCACGTAAATCAGGACGTAGGCAATAGAATCTTTCGATTGCATATCATCTAATATCTATTCCACATTTTATTGCATATTTTATTTAATAGAATGTGGAACAAAATATGGAACAATAAAAATACACACACATCATGACTGAAAGCACTTTC
This genomic window from Nostoc sp. PCC 7120 = FACHB-418 contains:
- a CDS encoding ribbon-helix-helix protein, CopG family; protein product: MAVSIEKRVMPSKKPRLSVVIDQETINQLDEVAKKYDRSRSYMIALAIKKLIEGEQQNIA